The sequence GGCCGCGCTGCTCATACCTGCCGGCCAGCAGCCGCTGATGCTCCACATCCGTGGGATACGCCGAGACCAGAGCCTCCAGTGCCTTGAGTGAATCATCCGGCCGCTCCAGCGCTTCATAGAGACGCACGAGACGCTTGCGGGAGTCCAGGCTGCCGCTGCGTTGCACGACCCATTCACAAATGGTGGCGGCGCGATCGAGTTGATTGCTGAAAAGGAAATAATCCGCGATCCAGAGTTCCGCGGCCTCATCCTTGGCCTCACGCGCGCGCAGCATCGCCTTGTCAAAGAAGACATTCACCCGTGTGAGATGTTCTCCGCGCTGCTCGGTGTCTGCGAGAGGCCACACTTCTTGTGCGGCGCGGCCCAGGCGCAGCCAGTATTCTGCCTCCGTCACGGGTTGCTTCGCCGCTCGTTCCAGGGCCTCGGCGGCCTTGGCGCGTTCCTTCTGGGAGAGGTACAGGCGCACGGCGTTTTCGTACGCATCCGCGCTGTGGGGGAAGCGCGACATTGCCTCTGCGGCCGCTGTGGCCGCACGAGTCAGCAGGTCATTCTCCGCGCTGCTGTGGGTGAGTGCGAAGTTGGTGAAATTTACATAAGGCTGCGAGCTGGCAGGAGACGCCTTGATGGCATCCTCCAGCAGCTTCACCGCGGCTTCCATGCCTTGGTAGTTCAGCGCCATCTCAGCGATGTGCGCCACCAGGTCCGGCTCCGCGCCGCCCTTTTCAAGGAAGGCGAGGTAGTGCCCCAGGGCTTCGCGCATGCGTCCCTCATCCTCCAGCATGCGGGCGCTCACATAGTGGGCGTGGGCTTGAGCCAGTTTCTCCCGGGTGGGTTGCAGGGAAAGATCCGCAGCCACCGGCTCATTCGACTGCACATCGGCACGGGTGGGGGCTCCGTGCAAAGATCCCACGCTCAATAGGATACCAAAGCTGAGACCAGTGCCAAACCGAAGGCCTGGACGGGGGCGCGGGGACATCTTCATCGGGGGCATGAGGACTCTGACAACAAAGTAACACGGACTGTGCCACGAAATGTTTTCTAACGCGAGCATGTTTCGAGGCGCTTCTTGAATGAAAATTTTGGCGAAGGATACGGAGAATGTGCGACCAAGATCTCCCCTACCTATGGATACCGCACCCTCGATGCATATTGGCACGGCTGCCCGGACGGCCGGAATGCGCATTGATACGGGGAACTTTTCCCAGCTGGGAGCGAGTGTCGAATCCGAGCTGTGGGTGACGCGAAACTTTCAGTTACCAGACAGTTTCTCCAGTGAATGTTTGGAGAGCAGCCCCCGGCCCGCTGCATCTGGAAGATCGGGAAGGCATGGCTCATCAAATGTGATGGTGGCATTTCCTGCCGTTCCAGACGAGGACGCGCCCGTCGCTGCGTGGCATCTGGCCATCGCCCAATCTACCGGCATCGTATCACGTTGGCTTGCGAAACTGGGTCTTGAGGCACCCGAGGGCAGCCACTTTCTCTACGAGGAAGACTCCGCCACTCTGGCGGTGCGGACGACCGCCGAGCATCTTGCACTGCTGGAGCAGGTCTTTGCAGCCTACCGGCGGAAAGTGCCGCAGATGCTCGTCTTCGAGCTGGAGGTGCTGGAAGCTGCGGCCACGCTGGTGCGCTGGAGCCTCGCGGAATCCCAGGACAGGAAGGATCACTCGGAAGTCTTCAGCCATCTGCAGATGCTGGCGAATACCGGAGAAGTGAGATCCGTGCGTCAGATCCGTCTGGAAACCCGCTCCGGGCAGCGAGCAGTCTCTGAGTCAGATTTTGATGAGGCGGGTGGCTCTGCGGGAGCGGCCGCGCCTCTCTCCCGTGGCGCGCGTCTGGTGGTGGAGGCGGAGATCAATCCTGAGGAGCCCGACATCTCGCTGAAGATCGACTTCAGTTTCCTCTCTTCCACCGCAGGTACCAACGGGAATGGTGAGACGGCGGAAAAAGTGCGCCAATTGCGGCTGGTGACCAGCACGATGATGGGAGCGGGTACTTCACGCCTGCTGGCAGTCTGTGCTCCGGCACATGGCCAGAGCGGCCTGATGCAGGCCGCATTCCTCCGGGCGGAAATGGTGCCACTCTTGCCACTGGAGAATGCCCGGCTGGCAGATTGTCTTGAACGCCACGCCG comes from Roseimicrobium gellanilyticum and encodes:
- a CDS encoding tetratricopeptide repeat protein — encoded protein: MGSLHGAPTRADVQSNEPVAADLSLQPTREKLAQAHAHYVSARMLEDEGRMREALGHYLAFLEKGGAEPDLVAHIAEMALNYQGMEAAVKLLEDAIKASPASSQPYVNFTNFALTHSSAENDLLTRAATAAAEAMSRFPHSADAYENAVRLYLSQKERAKAAEALERAAKQPVTEAEYWLRLGRAAQEVWPLADTEQRGEHLTRVNVFFDKAMLRAREAKDEAAELWIADYFLFSNQLDRAATICEWVVQRSGSLDSRKRLVRLYEALERPDDSLKALEALVSAYPTDVEHQRLLAGRYEQRGRTAFGEDRKEFAKKAAEHFEAALQAGGGDVDDYIKAATYIESTGDDERFERFTARAQQLYPGEPRVGYLRALALNSVKKHADAAKMFEDTAKLAKTRLPDLLNDAGYHFSWGAALERSGQFDAAAKAFEKSVDLTPPDNPPSAASTMNYWGYMWVEQDKHLDKAETLLRKANELRPDVPAFIDSLGWLYFRQGKYDKALTELERAEKLMEEWTPEDAEILDHIAQTHQKLGNADKAREYWQRALDLNPPQEPIRQRAESELGLKPKPQPNAPPEEKPGTPPAAN